AGCTCAGGCGGATGTCGTGCTCCACCGCGAACTTCCTGGTGGCGGACAGGCGCGTGGAGATTGTTTCGGCCCGGGGCAGATCCTCAAGTGCGTAGCCCACCTCGGGGTGGGTCATGCGCGGGAACAGGGGCGACATGATGCGGAATGCGCCGATGCCAAGCCGCTGCGCCGCCTGCACGGCCAGGAGCAGGTTGTCCGCGTTGTGCAGGCAGATGTCCGAGACCTTTTCCAGGGCCTTCTTGCGCTCCATGGCGGACAGAACCTTGGCTGTGGTGGTGCGGAAGGAAATTTCTTGGGCCAGGAAAAGACAACAGAGTCCAAAACGCATGGCGGTCCTTGCGGGGAAAAAGGGTTATCTGACCAGCGGCAGCTCGGCCCAGGACGTGGTGTAACAGGGGGAACGCCGCTCCTGGCGCATGTGCCAGCTCTTTTTGCCCAGACCCGAGGCGGCCAGGGTCAGGGAGCCCCGGCCGTGGACGGTGTTGATCCGGTCCATGACCCGCATGAGGGCGTCGCGGCGGGTTTTTTCCTCGCCGTGGGGCTCCAGGAAGGAGAGCTGGCGATTGCCCGCCGGGGAAAGATCAAGGAGGATCACCCCCGCCTTCTGGTATTTGTAGCCCGGCTTGTGGATGTCGCGCAGAATTTCCAGCGCCGGGCCATGCAGATCGAGGGTGTCGGCCGTGGGCGCGGCCAGGGCGCGGCATCGGCTCCCCGCGTACCGGGGACCGGGCTGAAAGCGGTTGGTTTCGAGAAAGACCTGCACGGCCGCGGCCACAAGCCCCTTGCGGCGCAGTTTCTCGGCGGCCCGCTGCACGTAGGCCGAGACCGCCTCTTCCAGACTCTCCAGGCTTTCTATGCGCGTGCCGAAAGAGCGTGAGCAGACCAGCGACCGGGCCGGGGGCGGGGTGTCCTCCAGGGCGATGCACGGGATCTGGCGCAGTTCCAGCGCCGTGCGCAGGCCGGTCACGGTCAGTTGACGGCGAATCCAGTCATCGGCCTGGTTTTTCAGGTCTAGGGCTGTATGCACCCCGCAGGAGCTGAGACGGAGCGCGCTTTTGCGGCCGATGCCCCAGATGTCGCCCGTGTCCATGTCGCCAAGAATCCTGTCGATATCCGCCTCGTCCTCCAGCAGACGCACGCCGTCGCCATCTGCCTTTTTGGCCAGCCGGTTGGCGATCTTGGCCAGGGTCTTGGTACGGGCCAGACCGACGCAGACCGGAATGCCGGTCCATTTCCGCACCGTGCGCCGGATCTCGCGGGCCGTTTCCAGCAGGGACGAGGTGCCAAGGCCCCGCAGCAGCAGAAAGCATTCGTCGATGGAATAGACTTCCGTTTCCTCCGCAAAGCCGGCCAGAGTCTGCATGACCCGCGCGGACATGTCTCCGTAGAGGGCGTAGTTGGAAGAGAAGACGTGCACGCCGTTGCGGGCGAAAAACGTCTCCCGCTTGTAGGCCGGTTCGCCCATGACGATGCCCAGGGCCTTGGCTT
This genomic interval from Desulfomicrobium macestii contains the following:
- a CDS encoding Y-family DNA polymerase — encoded protein: MRDFYLMVDCNNFYASCERVFAPRLEGKPVVVLSNNDGCVIARSQEAKALGIVMGEPAYKRETFFARNGVHVFSSNYALYGDMSARVMQTLAGFAEETEVYSIDECFLLLRGLGTSSLLETAREIRRTVRKWTGIPVCVGLARTKTLAKIANRLAKKADGDGVRLLEDEADIDRILGDMDTGDIWGIGRKSALRLSSCGVHTALDLKNQADDWIRRQLTVTGLRTALELRQIPCIALEDTPPPARSLVCSRSFGTRIESLESLEEAVSAYVQRAAEKLRRKGLVAAAVQVFLETNRFQPGPRYAGSRCRALAAPTADTLDLHGPALEILRDIHKPGYKYQKAGVILLDLSPAGNRQLSFLEPHGEEKTRRDALMRVMDRINTVHGRGSLTLAASGLGKKSWHMRQERRSPCYTTSWAELPLVR